GCTGATCACGATCAGCAGCAGGTCACCGAGGTCGTGGCCGAGGCTGTCGTTGATCGCCTTGAAGCCGTCCAGGTCGAGGAAGCAGATGCCCACCCGCTGCTCCTCGCCGGCGGTCTCGAACACCTTGCCCAGCGTCTCGAAGAAGAGCGTCCGGTTGGGCAGGCCGGTGAGCGGGTCGTGCAGCGCCTGGAAGCGCAGCCGCTGCTGGAGCTCGTACCGCTCGGTGATGTCCTCGATCATCGCGACGGTGAACCGGGGCCGGCCGTCGTCGTACCGGATCAGCGAGACGGCGAGGTCGGTCCAGACGACGCTGCCGTCCTTGCGGTGGTAACGCTTCTCCACCCGGGCGCTGTCGTGCTTGCCCTCGACCAGCTCCTGGTACAGCTCCCACATGCCGGCCGCGTCGTCGGTGTGGAAGAGCGAGTCGACCGTGATCTCGCGCAGTTCCTCGATGGTGTAGCCGAGCATGTCGGCGAAGGACTGGTTGACGTCGATGATCCGGCCGTCGATGCCGGCGATGCCGATCCCGATCGCCGCCCCGGTGAACACCGTGCGGAACCGGGCCTCGCTGTCGCGCAGCGCCTGCTCGACCGCGTCCCGCGCCTGCCACGCCGAGCGGGCGATCCGCTCCTGCTGGGTGAAGGTGCGGTCGCGCAGCGCGCGGGCGAAGCCGGCGGAGAGCCCGCCCTGCAACGCCGCCACCCGCTCCCGCGCCTCGGGCCGCTCCACCCGGGTGGGCAGCACCCGGGGCAGGAAGTGGCCGCCGAGCGCGCGTACCGACCAGTCGAGCACGCCGGGCTCGGTGAGGTGGGCCTCCACCAGCGCCCGCCCGACCTCTTCCGCCGCCTGTGCGGAGAACGTCGGGGCGAGGAGCGCCTGGGCCAGCCGGACGGTGTGCACGAGCAGCAGCCGCTCCGTCTCGGCCGCGCTCAGCGGCACGAAACCGAGCCGGCGGACCGCCCGAGCCCACTCGGCGGCGTACGCCTGGGCGCCCGGCCGGCTGAAGTCCTCCCCGCCCGGCACCGGCGCGGCGTGCATGCCGACTCAGCCGGCGGGCTGGTCGTGCCGGGCGACGCCGCCGAAGGCCCCGAACCGCTCGGGGTGTTCGTCCACGTCGGACGGCGAGTCCGGCCGCCAGAGCGGCATGTGCACCACGCCCGGTTCGAGGATCGTCCAGTCACCGAAGAAGGAGCTGATCTCGGCGCGCGAGCGGAGCGTGATCTCGGTGTCGGTCCGCGCCGACAGCCGCTGCGCGTCGAGCATCTCCTGCGGCTGGTCCTCGAACGTGGAGTGCGAGATGACCAGATGGCTGCCGGGCGCGGCGGCGGCCCGCAGGGTGGCCAGGACGTCCCAGGGGCGGTCGGCGTCCGGAACGAAGTGGACCACCCCGGCGAGCAGGATCCCGACCGGCCGGCCGAAGTCGATCAGACCCGACTCCCGGGCCTCGGCGAGGATCCGCTCCGGCTCGCGCAGGTCGGCGTGGAGGACGGCGGTGAGGTCGTTGCCGGCGAGCAGCTCCCGGCTGTGCGCCACGGCGACCGGGTCGATGTCGACGTAGACGATCCGCGCCTTGAGGTTCGCCGCCTGGGCCACCTCGTGCACGTTGCCGACCGTCGGGATGCCGGAGCCGATGTCGAGGAACTGGTCGATGCCGGCGTCGAGCAGCGCCCGGACGGCCCGGCGCAGGAACTCCCGACCCGAGCGCATGGTGGCCGCGAGGTTCGGCGTCATGCTGGCGATCTGCTCGGCGAGCTGCCGGTCGATCTCGAAATTGTGCGCGCCGCCGAGGAAGTAGTCGTACACCCGGGCCGCGCTCGGCCGGGTCAGGTCGATCTCGGCGGGAAGTCCGTCCGGCATCTGCATCACGTCGCCCCAGTTCGTCGCCGCGGCGCGGGAGAGCGGCGGTGTCCGGGCGTGCGGGGGCACGCGGAAGCGACACCGGCCGACCCGCGGATCGTGTGGTGCTGACCACTCTAGGCGCGTCCGCCCACCGACGGGAGATCGGCTTTTCGGCCCGGACAGGCTCCGGTCCGCCGCCGGCGACGGCGGCGGACCGGAGCCTCGTCAGGCGGCGGACTCCAGCAGCAGGGAGATGCCCTGCCCGACGCCGATGCACATGGTCGCGAGCGCCCGCCGGGCGCCCCGCCGGCGCAGCTCCAGCGCGGCGGTGAGCGCCAGCCGGGCGCCGCTGGCCCCCAGCGGGTGGCCGAGCGCGATGGCGCCGCCGTTCGGGTTGACGTGCTCGGCGTCCTCGGGCAGGCCCAGTTCCCGCAGCACGGCGACCGACTGGGCGGCGAACGCCTCGTTCAGCTCGATCACGTCTACGGCGTCGAGCCCCAGGCCGAGCCGGTCGAGCAGCTTGCGGGTGGCCGGCACCGGACCCATTCCCATGATCCGTGGCGGCACGCCGGCCGCCGCCGCGCCGCTGATCCGGGCGAGCGGGGTGAGGCCGTACCGGGACACCGCGGCCTCGGAGGCGACCAGCAGGGCGACCGCACCGTCGTTGACGCCGGAGGAATTGCCGGCGGTGACCGTGCCGCCCTCACGGAACGGGGTGGGCAGCGCGGCCAGCTTCTCCAGCGAGGTCTCCCGCGGGTGCTCGTCGACCTCGACCAGCTTCGTCTCGCGGCGCCCGGCGGGGACGGTCACCGGCACGATCTCCTCGGCGAACCGGCCGTCGGCCTGCGCCTTGGCGGCCCGCTGCTGGGAGCGGTACGCGAACTCGTCCTGGGCGGCCCGGCCGATGCCGTGCTCGGCGGCGACGTTCTCCGCGGTCTCGGGCATCGAGTCGATCCCCCACCGCTGCTTCATCAGCGGGTTGACCAGCCGCCAACCGATCGTGGTGTCGTACACCTCGGCGGCGCGGGAGAAGGGCGTGGCCGCCTTCGGCATGACGAAGGGGGCCCGGCTCATGCTCTCCACCCCGCCGGCGACCACCAGGTCGGCCTCGCCCGCCACGATGGCGCGGGCGGCGATGGCCAGGGCGTCCAGGCCGGAGCCGCAGAGCCGGTTGACCGTGCTGCCGGGGACCTCCTCGGGCAGCCCGCCGAGCAGCGCCGCCATCCGGGCCACGTTGCGGTTGTCCTCGCCGGCCTGGTTGGCGCAGCCGAGGAGCACGTCGTCGGTCCGGGCCCAGTCCACCGAGGGGTGGCGGGCGACCAGTTCGCGGATCACGTGCGCGGCGAGGTCGTCGGGGCGTATCCCGGCGAGGGCGCCGGCGTACCGGCCGATCGGGGTACGGACTCCGGCCACGAGGTATGCCACGGTCATCGGCGCTGTCCTTCGGGGGTGGGAAGGGGCTCGGACGGCGGCGTCCGCCGGGTCGCGGGGACGCCCGGCAGCCAGGATATCCAGGCCCGGAACGGTTAGGTTGACGGCATGGCCCGGGCCCAGTTCAGCGCAGAGACCGCCGGCAGCGGGGAGTTCGTCCGCCAGCCCAACCGGTTCACCGGTCGGGTCACCCCGCACTCGACGTCCCCGCCCGGCGGCGGGCCGGACGAGCAGGACCGCTGGCCGCTGGAGGCCGGCCGGTACCGGCTGATCTGGTGCCGGGCGTGCCCGTGGGCGCACCGGGCCCGGATCGTGCGCGGCCTGCTGGGGCTGGCGGACGTCATCTCGCTGGGCACGGTCGACCCGATCCGGGACGAGCGGGGCTGGCGGTTCGCCCTCGACCCGGACGGCTTCGACCCGGTGCTCGGCATCGGCTTCCTCTCCGAGGCGTACCTGGCGACCGACGCGGACTACACCGGCCGGGTGACCGTGCCGGCGCTGGTGGACACGCTGACCGGGCGGGTGGTCACCAACGACTACCCGCAGCTCACCCTGGACTTCTCGACCGAGTGGCGGCGGTTCCACAAGCCGGACGCGCCGGATCTCTACCCGGTCGAGCTGCGCCCGGAGCTGGATGCGCTGATGGCGGAGATCCACCGGGACGTCAACAACGGCGTCTACCGGTGCGGCTTCGCCACCTCCCAGGAGGCGTACGACGAGGCGTACCTCGCGCTGTTCGCCCGGCTGGACGCGCTGTCGGAGCGGCTGGCCGGCCGCCGCTACCTGATGGGCGACGCGATCACCGAGGCGGACGTGCGGTTCTTCACCACGCTGGTCCGCTTCGACGTGGCGTACCACGGGCACTTCAAGTGCAACCGGCAGAAGCTGACCGAGATGCCGGTGCTGTGGGCGTACGCCCGGGACCTGTTCCAGACCCCGGGCTTCGGGGACACGGTCGACTTCGACCACATCAAGCGGCACTACTACGGCACGCACCGGGAGATCAATCCGACCGGGATCGTGCCGCTCGGCCCGGACCTGTCCGGCTGGGCCACGCCGCACGGGCGTGGCTGAGGCGGGCCTCGGCCGGGTCGTCGCCGCGTCGGCCGCCGCCGGCTGCACCCTCGCGGGCGCGGTCGCGGTGACGGTCGCCGTGGTCGCCGGTCCCGGTCCGGGCCCCACCGGGTACGTCAGCGAGGCCGGCGTCACCGACAGCCGGTACGCCGCGGCGTACCGGATCGGGATGTTCGCCCTGGCCGCGGCGCTGCTGCTGCTCGCGGTGGCGCTGCCCACGGCGCTGCGGGTGGCCGGGGGGCTGCTCGCGGCCGGCAGCGTCCTCACGCTGCTCTCCGGCGCGGTGACGTGCAGCGCCGGCTGCCCGCTGCCGCCGTTCGAGACGCCCACCGTGGCCGACCTGGTGCACGGCGGCGCGAGCATCGCGGCGACGGCCTCGGTGGTCTTCGCGATGCTGGTCCTGCTCCGCTCCCCCGCCGCCGGCCCGGCGGTGCGCCGGATCGCCGCCCTCGGCGCGGCGACGGCCCTGCCGCTGTCGGCGGCGATCGCCCTGACCATGCTGATCGTGGGGCGCGGCGGCCTGGTCGGGGTGCTGGAGCGGCTGCTGTTGACGGTGGCGGTCGGCTGGGGCCTCGCCACCGCCAGCGCGCTCGGCCTGGCCCGGCGCGGGTCGTGACGAACGGATCACCAGGGCGGGAACCGGTCATGTAAGGATCGTCACGCCGATCACTCCTTCCGACTGTGGGCCGGCTGGGAGTAGCGTCGGCACGCGATGACCAACGTCTGGCACCTCACCGTGCGCCTGTATGTCGACCTCCGACTGCAGGCCAGCGGCGTCTGTCCGGCGCAGCCTCGTTCCTGACGCTGCCCCCCGACCGACCCTCTTACAGACCTTGGACGCAACCTCATGGCTTCCGCCCTGCGCAAGATCCCCTTTTCCGTGCAGATCCTGCTCGGCCTCGTGCTCGGCGTCGCGCTGGGCTTCCTCGCCCGCGCCAACGACCTGAGCTGGCTGGCCAGCACCCTCGACACCGTCGGCGGCCTCTTCGTCCAGCTGCTCAAGCTGGCCGTCCCGCCGCTGGTCTTCACCGCCATCGTGGTCAGCGTGGTCAGCCTGCGCGGCGTGGCCAACGCCGCCCGGCTCGCGCTGAAGACGCTGCTCTGGTTCGGCCTCACCGCGCTGATCGCGGTGAGCATCGGCATCGGCCTCGGCCTGCTCACCAACCCCGGCAAGGGGGTCACCCTCGACGTCGCCGGCGCCGCCGCGCCGAAGAAGACCGGCTCCTGGACCGACTTCCTCACCGGCATCGTGCCCACCAACCCGGTCGGCGCGTTCGTCGAGGGCAACGTGCTCCAGATCGTCTTCCTCGCCCTGGTGGTCGGCGCCGCCGCGCTGCTGGTCGGCCAGGCCGCCGAGCCGTTCGTCGAGTTCAACCGCGCCGTGCTGAGCATCGTGCAGAAGGCGCTCTGGTGGGTGATCCGGCTCGCCCCGATCGGCACCCTCGGCCTGATCGGCCACGCCGTCGCCTCGTACGGCTGGGACCTGCTCGCCCCGCTCGCGAAGTTCACCACCGCCGTCTACGTCGGCTGCGCGATCGTGCTGTTCGTGGTCTACCCGGTGCTGCTCGTCGCCGCCGGCCGGCTCAACCCGCTGCGCTTCTTCGCCGGCGCCTGGCCGGCCATCGAGCTGGCCTTCGTCTCCCGCTCCTCGGTGGGCACCATGCCGGTGACCCAGCGCTCCGTCGAGCGTCTCGGCGTCCCTCGCGAGTACGCCTCCTTCGCGGTGCCGTTCGGCGCCACCACCAAGATGGACGGCTGCGCCGCGATCTACCCGGCCCTGGCCGCGATCTTCGTGGCGCAGGTCTTCGGGGTGCACCTCGGCGTGACCGACTACCTGCTGATCGCCTTCGTCTCGGTGGTCGGCTCGGCCGCCACCGCCGGCCTGACCGGCGCGATCGTGATGCTCACCCTGACCCTGAGCACGCTGGGCCTGCCGCTGGCCGGAGCCGGCCTGCTGCTGGCGATCGACCCGATCCTGGACATGATCCGCACCGCCACCAACGTGGCCGGTCAGGCGCTCGTGCCGACCATCGTGGCCGCCCGCGAGGGCACCCTCGACCGGGCCGCGTACGAGTCCGCCGGCAAGCGCGAGCTGGTCGACGCCGACGAGACGCGGTCGGCGGAGCTGGCCCCCGTCCCCGCCTGAGCAACCTGAAAGGGGAGGGCCCTCGGGCCCTCCCCTTCTCGTGCTTCGAGAGGATCACCGCATGAGTGCCCTGTTCACCCCGCTCGCCCTGCGCGGCGTCACCCTGCCCAACCGGGTCGCGATGGCCCCGATGTGCCAGTACAGCGCCGGCCCGGACGGGCTGCCGACCGACTGGCACCGGGTCCATCTCGGCTCCCGGGCCGTCGGCGGCGCCGGCCTGATCGTCACCGAGGCCACCGCGGTGGTCCCCGAGGGCCGGATCAGCCCGCAGGACGTCGGCCTCTGGTCCGGCGCGCACGTCGATGCCTGGCGCCCGATCACCGCGTTCGTCGCCGCGCAGGGCGCGGTGCCGGCCGTGCAGCTCGCGCACGCCGGGTTCAAGGCCGCCACGTACCGGCCGTGGGCCGAGCGGCGCGGCGGCGTGCCGGACGCCGAGGGCGGCTGGACCCCGGTCGGCCCGGGTGCCGAGCCGTTCCTGCCCGACTACCGGCAGCCGACCGCCCTGGACGAGGCCGGGATCGCCGGCGTGGTGGCCGCGTTCGCCACCGCCGCCGGCCGGGCGCTGGACGCCGGCTTCGCCGCGGTGGAGATCCACGCCGCGCACGGCTACCTGCTGCACGAGTTCCTCTCCCCGCTGACCAACCACCGTACGGACGGCTACGGCGGGGACCGCGCCGCGCGGATGCGGCTCACCCTGGAGGTGGCGCGGGCGGTCCGCGCCGCGGTCGGCGAGTCGGTGCCGGTGCTGACCCGGATCTCGGCCACCGACTGGGTCTCCGGCGGCTGGACGGTCGAGGACAGCGTGGCGCTCGCCGGCGAGCTGGCCGCCGCCGGGGTGGACCTGGTCGACGCCTCCTCCGGCGGCGCCTCGGCCGCGGCGAGCATCCCCATCGGCCCCGGCTACCAGGTGCCGCTCGCCGCCCGGATCCGCCGTGACGCGGGCGTGCTCACCGGCGCTGTCGGCCTGATCGTCGAGCCGGAGCAGGCCGAGCAGATCGTCGCCGCCGGCGAGGCCGACCTGGTCCTGCTGGGCCGCGAACTCCTCCGCGACCCCTACTGGCCCCGCCGCGCCGCCGCCAAGCTCACCGCCGAACCCCACTGGCCCGACCAGTACGCCCGCGCCTTCTGACCCGGGCGGGGCCGCCGGGGCGCGGGCCGGGTCAGCCGGCCAGGTGGGACCAGCGGGGCTCCAGGTTCCGCCAGGGGCCCTGCGCCGCCACGGTCCCGTCCATCAGGACCACGACGTGGTCGGCCCGGACCAGCGCGGCCCGCTTGGACGTCGAGCCGACCACGGTCACCCCGCGGTCGCGCAGCGCCGCCCACAGCGCCAGCTCGGTGGTGACGTCCAGCGCGGACGACACGTCGTCGGCGATCAGCAGCTCGGTACGCGGCGCGAGCGCCCGGGCCAGCGCCAGCCGCTGGAGCTGCCCGCCGGAGAGCCGGGTGCCCTTGTGCCCGATCAGCAGCCCGAGCCCGCCGCCGGCCGCGGCCAGGTCGTGCTCCAGCTGCGCCGCCGACACCGCGTCGGCGGCGTCCACCTCGTGGCCCAGGGCGATGTTGTCGGCGACCGTGCCGGAGAGCACCCGGGGCAGTTGACTGACGTACCCGACCTGGCCGGGGCGCAGGAACAGCTCCGGCTCGGTGACCGGATCACCGTTCCAGCGCAGCGTGCCGGTGTGGTGCACGATGCCGGCGAGGGCCCGCAGCAGCGAGGACTTGCCGGAACCGACGGGGCCGACGACGAGCACCAGCCGCCCCCGTTCGACGGTCAGGTCGACGTCCCGGACGGCGAGGGTGCCGTCGGAGTGCAGCGCCCCGAAGCCGGCGAGGTCGAGCCGGCGCAGCGGGTGCCGCGGCGGCGGTTCGGGCGCGGGCGCGCGGCCGGCGGCGAGGTCGACCCCCGGCACCGCCGCCGAGTACTCCCCGATCCCGGCCATCGCCACGGTCCGCCGGGTCCACACTCGCGCCGACGGGTAGTGCGAGACCAGCGACGCGGTGGTCCAGGCGAACCAGCGGGCCGCCCCGAGGGTGGAGACCGCCACCAGGGTGGCGCCGGCGGAGAGCCCGCCGGCCAGGTAGAGCGCCCACGCGCCGATCGGCAGCAGGCCGCTGACCACCGACGGGGTGGACCGCGCCCACACCTGCATGGAGATCTCCCGGCGCTGCCGGTCGCTGCGGACGCTGTCCAGGGCGGCGAGGTGGTCCAGCACCGGGCGGGTGGCGCCGGCGAGCTTCACCGTACGGGCCGCGGAGAGCGAGGAGACCAGGGCGGTCGCGAAGGCGGCCCGGGCCTTCACGGTGCCCCCGGCGGTGCGTTCCAGCCGCGGCCCGAACAGCGTCGCCGCCAACCCGGAGACCAGCATCGTCCCGGCGAAGAAGAGCGCCGGCACCATGCTGCCGGTCACCACGGTCATGGTCACCACGATCGCCACCGAGATGAACTGGTCCATCAGGTTGTCGGCGAGCTGCACCACCCGGTCGGTGTCGCCGCCCTGGGCGACCACCTCGGCCGGGGTGTGCCCGCTGGCCCGGCGCGCCCCGGTCTGCCCGTGCACCAGCCGCAGGCTGATCCGCAGCATCTGCCGGATCCACCACTGCGGGAACCACAGGTTGGTCAGGTAGGGCAGCGGCAGGACGACCAGCAGCGCGGCGACGATGCCCAGCGCCGGCAGCCAGGGGTCGCCCCCGCCGACCACGTCGGCCCAGAGCCACGGCAGCACCGAGCCGTCCAGGCCGAGCAGGGTCATCACGACGAACAGGCAGACGGAGACCAGGCCGTACCGCGGGTCGTTGGTGCCCAGCCGCAGGATCTCCCGCATGGTCCGCGCGGGCGGCGCCGGGGGCAGCGGCGGCGGGTCGCTCTTCGGTACGACCACCGGGGCCGGCCGGGCGGCCTCGGCCGGCGCGGACGCCGGCTCGCCGTCGTCCCACGGCTCGTCGGGCCCGGGCAGCAGGTCCACCCCGCCGCGCCCGGCGCCGGCCGAGGCGTACGCGCTGGCGTGGCTGGTCGCCAGCAGCTCGGCGAAGCGTTCCGACTCGCGCAGCGGGCCGGCCTCCAGCACCGCGCCGTCGGCCATCACCACCACCTCGTCGCAGCGGCGCACCGAGGAGAGCCGGTGCGCGATGACGATGCCGATCCGGTCGGCGAGCAGGCGTTCGGTGGCCTGGCGGACCCGGGTCTCGGTGACCGGGTCGAGCCGGGCGGTGGCCTCGTCGAGGATCACCACGTGCGGGTCGCGGACCAGGATCCGGGCGAACGCCACGAGCTGCTCCTGCCCGGCGGAGAGCACGTGCCCGCCCTCGCCGAGCTTCGTGTCCACGCCGTCGGGGAGCTCGGCGATCCAGCCGGCCAGCCCCAGCTCCGCCAGCGCCCGGGTGGCGTCGTCGAGCAGGTCGGGGTCGAAGAGGGCGACGTTCTCGGCGAGGGTGCCGGCCAGGATCTCGGTGCGCTGGGGAACCACAGCGATCCAGCGGCGCAGCGCCTCGACGTCCAGGTCCACCAGGTCGGTGTCGCCGAGGAAGACGGTGCCGCGCGGCACGTCCACGGCCCGGGTGAGCACCTTGGCCAGCGTCGACTTGCCCGAACCGGTCCGCCCGACCAGGGCGTACGACCGGCCGCGGGCGAAGGTGAGCCGGATGTCGCGCAGCGCCGGCCCCCGCTCGTCCCCGCCGGCGGGGTAGCGGAAGGTGAGCCCGCGCACGGTCAGGTCGCCGTCGGCCGGGGTGACGCCACCGGCGGGTTCCTGCCGGGAGCCGGCGAGCAGTTGCACCCGGGCCCAGGCGCCGAGTGCCTGCTGGAGGTGCGGCACCCAGCGGGCGATGTGCTCGACGGTCGCGCCGAAGGCGAGGGCGAGCAGCCAGATCGCGGTGAGCCGGGCGCCGTCGATCCGGTCGGCGGCCAGCGCCCACGCCCCGCCGAGCACCACGGCGGCGATGCCGACCCGGACCGCGCCGGCGGCGAGGGCGGTCACCCGGGCGGAGAGCCGGAACACCCGGCCACCGCGGGCGATCACCTCGGCCGCCCGCCCGGCGTAGAGGCGCAGCACGTACGGCCGGGCCAGGCTGGTCCGGACGTCGTCCTGGCCGTGCACCGCCTCCTCCATCACCGCGGCCAGGTCGGACCAGGCCTCCTCCTCGATCATCCGGGCGGGGGCGATCCGGGCGGTGGGGCGGCGCAGCAGCACGCCGAGCAGCGCGGTCAGCACGATCATCCCGACCCCGGCCGGCCACCAGACGATCAGCGCGCTGGCGGTGGCGAGCAGGCAGACGGCGAGCCCCTGGACCAGCCGGACGCCGGTGTTCCGCATCTCGGCGGCGACCTGGTAGACGTCGTTGTCGATCCGGTCGAGCAGCTCGCCGACGGGGGTGGTCTCCAGGGTGGGCAGGTCCTGCCCGAGCGCCACCCGGCAGAGCCGGCGGCGGACGTCGGCGGACCAGTCGGCGGTCAGCCCGGCCATCAGCAGCCCGACGGCGAGGTCGGTGAGCACGGCGGCGACCAGGGCCACGGCCAGGGCCGCGAACCAGCCGGACGAGCGGTGCACCAGGACGGGCCCGGCCAGCGCCGAGGCGGCGGCCTGGCCACCGGCGCCGAGCAGGATCAGCAGGACGACGACCGCCA
The window above is part of the Micromonospora inositola genome. Proteins encoded here:
- the pcaF gene encoding 3-oxoadipyl-CoA thiolase, producing the protein MTVAYLVAGVRTPIGRYAGALAGIRPDDLAAHVIRELVARHPSVDWARTDDVLLGCANQAGEDNRNVARMAALLGGLPEEVPGSTVNRLCGSGLDALAIAARAIVAGEADLVVAGGVESMSRAPFVMPKAATPFSRAAEVYDTTIGWRLVNPLMKQRWGIDSMPETAENVAAEHGIGRAAQDEFAYRSQQRAAKAQADGRFAEEIVPVTVPAGRRETKLVEVDEHPRETSLEKLAALPTPFREGGTVTAGNSSGVNDGAVALLVASEAAVSRYGLTPLARISGAAAAGVPPRIMGMGPVPATRKLLDRLGLGLDAVDVIELNEAFAAQSVAVLRELGLPEDAEHVNPNGGAIALGHPLGASGARLALTAALELRRRGARRALATMCIGVGQGISLLLESAA
- a CDS encoding glutathione S-transferase family protein; this translates as MARAQFSAETAGSGEFVRQPNRFTGRVTPHSTSPPGGGPDEQDRWPLEAGRYRLIWCRACPWAHRARIVRGLLGLADVISLGTVDPIRDERGWRFALDPDGFDPVLGIGFLSEAYLATDADYTGRVTVPALVDTLTGRVVTNDYPQLTLDFSTEWRRFHKPDAPDLYPVELRPELDALMAEIHRDVNNGVYRCGFATSQEAYDEAYLALFARLDALSERLAGRRYLMGDAITEADVRFFTTLVRFDVAYHGHFKCNRQKLTEMPVLWAYARDLFQTPGFGDTVDFDHIKRHYYGTHREINPTGIVPLGPDLSGWATPHGRG
- a CDS encoding NADH:flavin oxidoreductase/NADH oxidase, whose protein sequence is MSALFTPLALRGVTLPNRVAMAPMCQYSAGPDGLPTDWHRVHLGSRAVGGAGLIVTEATAVVPEGRISPQDVGLWSGAHVDAWRPITAFVAAQGAVPAVQLAHAGFKAATYRPWAERRGGVPDAEGGWTPVGPGAEPFLPDYRQPTALDEAGIAGVVAAFATAAGRALDAGFAAVEIHAAHGYLLHEFLSPLTNHRTDGYGGDRAARMRLTLEVARAVRAAVGESVPVLTRISATDWVSGGWTVEDSVALAGELAAAGVDLVDASSGGASAAASIPIGPGYQVPLAARIRRDAGVLTGAVGLIVEPEQAEQIVAAGEADLVLLGRELLRDPYWPRRAAAKLTAEPHWPDQYARAF
- a CDS encoding DUF998 domain-containing protein, with product MAEAGLGRVVAASAAAGCTLAGAVAVTVAVVAGPGPGPTGYVSEAGVTDSRYAAAYRIGMFALAAALLLLAVALPTALRVAGGLLAAGSVLTLLSGAVTCSAGCPLPPFETPTVADLVHGGASIAATASVVFAMLVLLRSPAAGPAVRRIAALGAATALPLSAAIALTMLIVGRGGLVGVLERLLLTVAVGWGLATASALGLARRGS
- a CDS encoding dicarboxylate/amino acid:cation symporter; this encodes MRKIPFSVQILLGLVLGVALGFLARANDLSWLASTLDTVGGLFVQLLKLAVPPLVFTAIVVSVVSLRGVANAARLALKTLLWFGLTALIAVSIGIGLGLLTNPGKGVTLDVAGAAAPKKTGSWTDFLTGIVPTNPVGAFVEGNVLQIVFLALVVGAAALLVGQAAEPFVEFNRAVLSIVQKALWWVIRLAPIGTLGLIGHAVASYGWDLLAPLAKFTTAVYVGCAIVLFVVYPVLLVAAGRLNPLRFFAGAWPAIELAFVSRSSVGTMPVTQRSVERLGVPREYASFAVPFGATTKMDGCAAIYPALAAIFVAQVFGVHLGVTDYLLIAFVSVVGSAATAGLTGAIVMLTLTLSTLGLPLAGAGLLLAIDPILDMIRTATNVAGQALVPTIVAAREGTLDRAAYESAGKRELVDADETRSAELAPVPA
- a CDS encoding ATP-binding cassette domain-containing protein, producing MRLLRDLWATAPRRMAVVVLLILLGAGGQAAASALAGPVLVHRSSGWFAALAVALVAAVLTDLAVGLLMAGLTADWSADVRRRLCRVALGQDLPTLETTPVGELLDRIDNDVYQVAAEMRNTGVRLVQGLAVCLLATASALIVWWPAGVGMIVLTALLGVLLRRPTARIAPARMIEEEAWSDLAAVMEEAVHGQDDVRTSLARPYVLRLYAGRAAEVIARGGRVFRLSARVTALAAGAVRVGIAAVVLGGAWALAADRIDGARLTAIWLLALAFGATVEHIARWVPHLQQALGAWARVQLLAGSRQEPAGGVTPADGDLTVRGLTFRYPAGGDERGPALRDIRLTFARGRSYALVGRTGSGKSTLAKVLTRAVDVPRGTVFLGDTDLVDLDVEALRRWIAVVPQRTEILAGTLAENVALFDPDLLDDATRALAELGLAGWIAELPDGVDTKLGEGGHVLSAGQEQLVAFARILVRDPHVVILDEATARLDPVTETRVRQATERLLADRIGIVIAHRLSSVRRCDEVVVMADGAVLEAGPLRESERFAELLATSHASAYASAGAGRGGVDLLPGPDEPWDDGEPASAPAEAARPAPVVVPKSDPPPLPPAPPARTMREILRLGTNDPRYGLVSVCLFVVMTLLGLDGSVLPWLWADVVGGGDPWLPALGIVAALLVVLPLPYLTNLWFPQWWIRQMLRISLRLVHGQTGARRASGHTPAEVVAQGGDTDRVVQLADNLMDQFISVAIVVTMTVVTGSMVPALFFAGTMLVSGLAATLFGPRLERTAGGTVKARAAFATALVSSLSAARTVKLAGATRPVLDHLAALDSVRSDRQRREISMQVWARSTPSVVSGLLPIGAWALYLAGGLSAGATLVAVSTLGAARWFAWTTASLVSHYPSARVWTRRTVAMAGIGEYSAAVPGVDLAAGRAPAPEPPPRHPLRRLDLAGFGALHSDGTLAVRDVDLTVERGRLVLVVGPVGSGKSSLLRALAGIVHHTGTLRWNGDPVTEPELFLRPGQVGYVSQLPRVLSGTVADNIALGHEVDAADAVSAAQLEHDLAAAGGGLGLLIGHKGTRLSGGQLQRLALARALAPRTELLIADDVSSALDVTTELALWAALRDRGVTVVGSTSKRAALVRADHVVVLMDGTVAAQGPWRNLEPRWSHLAG
- a CDS encoding SAM-dependent methyltransferase; protein product: MQMPDGLPAEIDLTRPSAARVYDYFLGGAHNFEIDRQLAEQIASMTPNLAATMRSGREFLRRAVRALLDAGIDQFLDIGSGIPTVGNVHEVAQAANLKARIVYVDIDPVAVAHSRELLAGNDLTAVLHADLREPERILAEARESGLIDFGRPVGILLAGVVHFVPDADRPWDVLATLRAAAAPGSHLVISHSTFEDQPQEMLDAQRLSARTDTEITLRSRAEISSFFGDWTILEPGVVHMPLWRPDSPSDVDEHPERFGAFGGVARHDQPAG